The DNA segment GATTCGGAGCTCTTTCACCACTCGTGGACGCGCAAGGGGTTCTTCGGTCCCTACGCGAACCTCTACAAGACGCGCAATCCGGGCGAGCCCGTCCGCTGGGACTTGCGCCTGGGGCCGGCCACCATCGACCCGATTGAGGCGACGCCGAGCGACCTGGACCGGCCGGACGGACGACCGATGCCGCTCCTCACGAACGGCAACGCCACGGTCTCCGTTTCGCGGCGATCCACCCCAATGCCTTTCTGCGTTCGGAACGTCGATGCCGACGAGCTGTACTTCATCCATCGCGGGGCGTGCCGCTTCCATACCGAGTTCGGCGTGCTGGACGCCGAGCCAGGAGACTTCGTGTACCTTCCGAGAAACGTCGTTTATCGGACGGCGCCGCGAACGAACGAGACGGTTCACCTGATTCTCGAGACGCGCTCGATGCTGGAGTCGGCCGACCGTTACCACCGGGCGCACGGGGAGACGAGCGCAGGTCTCGACATGAGCCTGATCGTCGTGCCCGATCCGTCCCAGAGCGGCGGCCCCGTCCAGTCCGAGTACGAAGTGCAGCTGAAGGTTGATGGCGAGTATTACTCGATGTACTTCGACTTCGATCCCGTGGGCGTTACGGCCGGTTGGGCGGGAGACCCCATCGTCTACAAGCTGAGCGGCTGGGACGTCCCCTGCGCATCCCTGCCGTCCACCCCTCCGACGGCGGCCGTCTTCCTGACCGAGGAGAGCGACTGCGTCGTGACGGTGCACACCCCGAGAGGCCTGGTGATGACGCGCGGTGGCGGGCCGCCTGCCCACACGAACGACTACGACGAGATCTGGTTCCTCCATTCGACGGCGAACGCGGAATCCGAGCGGATGGGTAAGCTGCGGTGGGAGCCGCAGGGTCTCACGCAGCCCGGAGCGCGGCTGACGCACGGCGAGCGACCGCGCCGGCCTGCGGACATTCCGGTCCTCAACGTCAACGTGGACGTCCGGCAGCGCCTCCACGTGACACGCGAGGCGGAGGGGTTGGTGCGGGAGCGCCGCGCCGCCGCCACCGCGCGCGCCTAACCCGCGGGCGTTGCCGCCCTGAAGGCGGGCCTGACCGGCGGGGTTGCCGCCCTGACCGGCCGGGTTGCCGCCCTGACCGGCGGGGTTGCCGCCCTGAAGGGCGGGCCTGCGGACCTAGGCCCCAAATGTAGGCGGCGACGGCGGCTGCGGTTGCGAAGGCGGATTTGGTCCCTGGCCAGCTCCCGCTTCCCGGGCGAGGGCTGTGATTCCCGTCAGCGTGCCGAAGTTCATGCTCTCCACTGCCGTGGACGGCACGATGACGGTAGAGGTACCCCCGGCCTTCATCACCTCGTACAGCATATTCATCCCGCGCAGGTGAAGCGCCATCGGATTGGTCTCGTAGACGTTGCCAGCTTCCGCGAATCTCTGGGCCACGGCGACCTCGCTGTCCCCGAGGATGACCCGCGCCTGCCGCTCGCGGTCGGCCTGGGCCACGCGGCTCATCGCATCCTGGAGCACGTCGGGGATCTTGATGTCGCGCATCTGCACCGACGACACCTTGATCCCCCATGGCTCAGTCTGGTTGTCCAGGACCTGAGTCATCGCCGCGTCGAGGGCTGCGCGCTCTGAGAGCACGCGGCTGAGATCGTTCTGGCCGATGACGTCCCGGAGCGCCGTCTGGGCGCTCCCGCGGACCGCCGTGGGATAGTCCGAGACCTGCAGCACCGCGCGCGCCGGGTCGATGACGCGCCAGAAGACGATGGTGTCCACGTTGACCGGCACGTTGTCCTTCGTCAGGGTCTGTTCGGCGGTGAAGCTGCTGGTGACCGTTCGGAGGTCGATGGTGAAGGGCGTGCGCTCGATCCAGGGGAGGAGCAGGAAGATTCCGGGTCCGCGGACGCCCGTGAAGCGCCCAAGCCGCAACACAACTTTGCGCTCCCATTCGTTGCAGAGCCGGAGGGACGGCAGCACGATGCCCAGGGCCAGGATCACCACGATGATGAGGAACGTCGAAAATGACATGGCCACTCCATTTCTCAAACGCTCTCGACGCACGCCGAACTGGCGCGTAGCTCGGACGGGCGCAGACGCAGGATACCGGTTGCCGCGGGCCGTCGCCAGAACAAGCAGGAGCGAGCCGCCGCTGGCGCCGCCAGCGGCTCGCATGGAAATATATATCGAAGAATCTTGATATTCTGATATATCTAACCGACCGTCCCCGATCTCGCTGGAGGTGGCCCGATTACGCACATCATGGTTCCAGACGGCGTGCTCCCAGCATGGCTGTGGATCGCCGGCTGGATTCTGGCCGCTTTGGCCATCGCCGCGGCTCTTCGCAGCGCCACCGCTCAGGAAGGCGCGCGCCTCATCCCTCTCGCGGGGACGATGGCCGCCGTCATGACCATCGTCATGTCCTTGGAGATCGTGCCCCTCGGCTACGAGCCCCACCTAACGGTCCTCAGCGGTATCCTGCTCGGGCCGTCGTACGGGCTGCTGGCGACCTTCGTATTCAACCTGCTGCGCCTGATGGTCGGGGACGGTAGCGTCACGCTCCTCGGCCTGAATACGCTCTTGCTCGGACTGGAGACCGTGGCAGGCGCGCTGATCTTTCGGGGCCTCACCCGCGTGTGGCCGAACGCCGGCCAGGTCGGGCCGAGCGCCGCGGTAGCCACGTTCGTCGCGCTCGCCTTGTCCACCATCGCGTTCCTGGGGCTCATCGCTTTCGCCGCCGTCGACCCCCGCTCGATCGCGGAAGAGGGCCTCTTGGCGCGCGCAGGGACCGACGAACCCGGGTTCGCCCTCTATGCGCGGCTCGTGCTGGCGCTGGGTGCCATCGGATGGACGCTGGAAGCAGTGGCTGTGGGAGCGATGACCGCGTTCATCTCCGCCGTGCGGCCCAGCCTGATCCGACGCGCGACGGTGACGTGATCGACGTACTCGCCATCGATCGCTGGTCCAGCCGCGAGCTGGGCTGGGTGCATCGAGTGTCCCCCGGTGTCAAGATCGTGGGCGTGATTCTGGTCATCGCCTTCCTCGTGGTCGGTCATTCCGCGGGCGCCCTGGCTCTGGTACTGGGCGCCGTGATTGCCGCGCTCCTCACTTCGCGGCTGCCCGTCGTACCGATCGCCGGGATGGCAGTCCTTCCCGTGACGATGTCGGCCCTCTTTGCCACAACTCGCCTCGGAGGTAGCTGGGAATCCGCCATCGTGATCGTCGAGAAGGGAACGATCAGTAGCCTGACGCTCCTGCTGCTCGTGTCCTCGACTCCGCGAACGGATCTCTTTCGCGCGCTTCGACGCGTAGCCCCGTCCATCCTGGCCGACATGGTGATGCTCGCGTACCGATCTGTCTTCATCCTGATCGAGCGGGCGCTCGATACGCGGGACGCGGTTCGGCTCCGGAGCGCGAGCCTACCGCCTCTGGCGCGGCTTCGCCGAAGCGCGCTCGTGGCCGCGCTCGCGATCCTCCGGTCGCACGAGCTGGCGGAAGAGCAGTACGCGATGATGCGCCTGCGCGGCTACCCGGGCGCAGCGCCGGCAGACGCACGTCGCCCGCGGCTTCCCCGAGACGCGGCGTTTCTCCTCGCGACCGGCGCGTGGCTCGCGGGGGCGCTCGCCGTCGCACCAGGGCTGCCGCTCGCGACGAACCTCGCGATGGCGGGCGCGGTGGTGGCCGGGGCGGGCGCTCTCCGGAGCCGTCCGTGACCGAATCCCTCGCCTATGCCCGCGACATCCGCGTCGATTATCCGGACGGCCGCGCCGTCCGGATCGGCGGCATCCCGTTCGTCGTTCGCCGAGGCGAACGCGTCGCGATCGTGGGACCGAACGGGAGCGGGAAGAGCACCCTGATTCGCGCGCTCGTCGGGCTGCTTCGGCCATCCGATGGCGAGATCCGCGTGTTTGGCCATGACCCGTCGCGGGAGTTCGACGCGATTCGGCTGCGCATCGGGGTGGTGCTTCAGGACGTCGACGCGCAGCTCCTCGCGCCGACGGTGGCGGAGGACATCGCGTTCGGGCTGGCCGGGCGCGGACTGACCGCGGCGGAGGTGAACGCGCGCGTGGCGGAGGTCGCCGACTCCTTCGACCTCGGCGAGGTCCTCAACCGGGTGCCCCACTATCTGTCGGGTGGCGAGCGCCGGAAGTTGGCGCTGGCCGGCGCGCTGGTGACGAACCCCGAGCTTCTCGTGCTCGACGAGCCTTTTGCCGGACTCGACCCACGCTCACGCGCCGAGCTCATCGACCTCGTTCGGTCCGAGCACGCGCGCCGCCGGATCTCTCTATTGCTGACAACCCATGAGGTTGAGGAGCTTCCGCGGCTCGTGGACACCGTGTACGTGATAGCGGAGGACGGCTCTCTGGCCGCTCGGTCTACCCCGGACGAGATTTTCCAGATGCACGATCTGCTCGAACGGTGTAACGTGAGGCCGCCTCAGCTGGCGCGGCTGCACGCCCTGCTTCGGGCGGCCGGGGCGGAGCTTCCGAGGTTCGAAAATCCGGAGGCGGCAGCGGAGGCGATCATGGATTGGGCAGGACGCCCGAGGACGGACTCGATGGGAGGTCAATCGAAAGGATGAAGGACGCCGCGATTAGCTCCACCCACGCGCTTGCGCGAACGAACACGGCCCACATCCTCGACCGCCTCAGCGACGTCGAGCTGCTTCGGGCGCTGCCGCCCGACGAAGTCCAGGCCCTCGCCCCGAAAGTCGAGCTGGTCGAGGTGCCCGCCGGTCAGATCGTGTTTTCCCAGGGGGATCGGGGAGACGCGCTCTACGTGATCGAGGCCGGCGAGGCGCAGGTCCAGCGGGATGGACGGATGGACGTCGCAACCCTCGGGCCGGGCGAGGTATTCGGGGAGATGGCGATCCTGGCCGAAGAGCCGCGCTCCGCGACAGTCCTCGCGCGCACGCCGCTCACCCTGTGGCGGCTCTGGCGGGCCGACGTGCACGATCTGGTCCAGGCGTCGCCGCAGTTTGCCGCGGCGCTCCGCGAGCTGGCCGAGAAGCGGCGGGCCGGCGTGCCGATTCAGCCGGTCGGGCGACGCGTATGGCTCACGGCGGCGCTTCGGACGTGGGGCGCGCGGAATCTGGGGATCTCCGGCTTGCGGGCCGCCGAGGAGCGGCTGGCGGCGGCCATCCAGCGCAAGCGCGCAACGCGCGACGTGAATCGCCTGCATGAGGAATCCCTCACTGTCGGCCAGCGCCTCGCAGACCGTATCGCGGCCACCATGGGGAGCTGGCCCTTCATCATCGCGCAATCGTGCCTGCTAGCCCTGTGGGTCACAATCAACGTCACTGAGTTCATCTTTCATTCGTGGGATCCTTACCCATTCATCCTCATGAATCTGCTGCTCAGCTTGCAGGCCGCCTACGCGGCGCCCGTCATCATGATGAGTCAGAATCGCCAGGCCGCGAAGGACCGGCTCCAGGCGGAGCTCGACCTCCGTACGAATCTCCACGCGGAGACGTTGATCGAGGAGCTGCATGGCGCGATGGAGGATCTGCGTTTGCGCCAATGGCAGGAGCTATTGGAAATGCAGGAGCGGCAGATCAGCTATCTCGAGGCGCTCGTTCCAGGGGATCTGGCGCGGAAGACCCGGGACGACGGAGCGATACCCGGCGGGACCGGCGGCTAGCGCCGCCGGGGGGGCAGGGCATCCGGTGTCGGGGGCCCTGCCCGAGAAGGAGCGCGCGATGGCGCGCGAAGATCGTGGTTAGGACCAGCCCCAGGTCTCGGCGAGCGCCAGGGTCGCCGCGCTCTCCGCCAGGCTTTCAGAGCTGCGCTGCTTGTCAGCCGGCGACGCAGCCGGGCGCTGATCTCGGCGGACGCGGCCCAGGAGCGTTCGCGACGCGCGAAATGCGGGCGACGGTCGTGCCTTTCCGGTCTGGCTCAAGGTCTCTGTCATCGGGTTGCCTCCCTGTGTTTTCAACGTCTATGCTATTTATACCTAACTATTGCTTGTACATGCAAATATTTTGCTGTGAAATTGTTTTCATTGGAGATTGCTCGTGATAAGCACCGATGACCCGGGCGTTCAGGCATGGCGGACGCTGCTCCGCAGCCACGCCGCCATCGTCCGCGAGCTGGATGCAGCCATGGAGCAAGAGGCCGGAATGTCTGTGCGCGCGTACGAAGTCCTGGTCCGGCTCGCCCATGTGCCCGGGGGCTCGCTCCGGATGGCCGAGCTGGCGAACAGCGTGTATCTCTCGCCGAGCGGCATCACGCGTCTCGTGGACCAGCTCGTGCGCCGTGGTCTCGTGACCCGGCGCAAGGACCCGAACGACGCGCGCAGTTACCTGGCCGAGCTGACCAAGCGGGGGCAATCGAGCTTCGAGCGCGCCTCGGTGGTGTACCGCGGGGCCGTTCAGACGCATTTCGCCCAGCGGCTCTCCACCGAGCAGCTCCTGTCGATATCTGAGATCCTGGGCGCCTTCGCTGAGGGGCTTCCGCGGCGCGCATCGTGACGGACGTGCGCCGAAGCGTCGAACGGGATGAATTGACCCGATCCCGAAGCGCCGAGCGCCGGAGGAGCGCCGAAACCGTGTTTACCGCGGGTTGACGAGCAGACACCGTGGTCGCAACCGCCGGCGGCCACACTTCGGGGCGAGCATGCGCGCGCGGCTCGCGAGCACACACCACGGAGCCCGAGGGCGGGATCACAATGACGTGCCCGTCGCTCGGGCGCTCGCTCTTCTAGCGGTTGGAGGCGGACAAGGGGACGGGACGCTAGGACGCGCGCGGGTCGCAGCAGGGGCTCGAGCAGGCATACGCCTGATCCGAGCCGGCGACCACGACCTCCTCGGACGCGGCGAGGAGCCGCTCGATCGCGGGGTGGGACGCCCCGTACCAGACGCTGCGCGCCTCCTGGCGCCGAGTCGCCAGCCCCGCGGCGTGCAGCGCCGAGAGGTGCGTTGAGACGGTGGACTGCGAGAGTCCGGTCGCCTGCACAATGTCCGACACGCGCTGCTCGCGGGGAATGAGCGCTTCGAGGACGGTCAGGCGTCCTTCGTCGCCGATGGAGCGAAAGAGCCGCGCCATCAGCGGCACCATGTTGACCGGGCGAATCATGTGCTCTCCTTGAGGAGGTCGGAAGGCGACGCTCGGGCCCTCGGGTCCCGTTCGCCATTGTAGCAGACGCCGGTGCCCGCGCTTGCGTCTCCTACAGCGCGGCCAATAAGCTAATGCTCGATGCGGCTCGTCGCGAGCCGGGCAGCAAGGCGGGAGGTGCGGGGCATGGCGCCTGAACGGGTCATCGACGCGGACGGACACATCATCGAGTCGGAGACCGAGATCTTCGCGTACCTACCACCGCCCTATCGCGGCCAGGATCAGCTCTTCTCCTATCCGTTCTTCCCCACGCTCGACGGCTGGCATCGAGCGGCGCGCCGCGTCACGGACGGAAAGGGGTTCGTTACCGAGCGCCCGGACGCCGGCGCGTGGATCGAGTACCTCGACGATGCGAACATTGCCGCGACTGTCCTGTTCCCCACGGCCGGCCTGGCCTTCGGGCTCATCTCCGATCCGGAGTGGGCCGCCGCGCTCGCCCGCGGCTACAACGATTGGCTCTCCGATCGATTCATGCGGGCGGACCCCAAGCGGATCAAAGGCATGGCGCTCATTCCGGTCCAGGACCCGCCCGAGGCTGCGAGAGAGCTTCGCCGCGTCGTCCGGGACCTGGGCATGGTGGGCGGAATTCTCCCCGCCGTTGGGTTGCAGCGCGCGTTCGGCGACCGCCAGTTCTGGCCGATCTACGAGGCCGCGCAGGAATTGAACGTGATCCTCGCGGTCCATGGTGCGCCGAACCACAATCTTGGCCTGGATCGCCTGCAGCGGCTCATCGAGGTCCGCGCCCTCACCCATCCGTTCAGCCAGATGATTCAACTTACCAGCATGATCTTCAGCGGCGTGTTCGACGCGTTTCCCAGGTTGAGAGTCGCCTACTGCGAGGCGGGCTGCGGCTGGGTGCCGTTCATGGCGGAGCGGCTCGACATGGAGTTCCACAACCGCACTGCCCAGGCGCCCGATCTGAAGTGCCTCCCGAGCGAGCACATGGCCGGCGGGCGCATCTTCTTCCACACCGAGCTGGACGAGGGCGGACTCGCGGCGGCCGTGAACAAGCTCGGGCGATCGGACGTATTCTTCTCGGCGTCGGACTATCCGCACGAGAAGAAAGAAGAGTACCCCGAGAAGATCGCCGACTTCCTGGCGCGCCGGGACCTCCCGACCGGCGCCCAGCGCACGGTCCTCTGGGACGTGCCCATTCGGATGTACGCGCTGGACCAAGCGGCCCTCTAAGGCGAGCGCTCGCGATTCCCCGGCACTGCCGAGTGCTCGCGCTCATCGCCGGAGCGACCGCGGCGATGCTCGCCGGGTGCGCAATCCTGTCGCCACCGAATCGACACCCGGGATCGACCCAGGGCGAGCTGCGAGTGCGGTCGGTCATTCGCCGTGCCGAGTTCGCGTATGAGCCGATTGTTCTGGTTACCGCGGCGGACGTCCCAGTGCGTCTGACGTTCGACAATCACGTGGACGGGCCGATGAGCGGAGGAGGCGTTCCACACACGTTCACCATCGATGCGTGGCCACGCGTTGGGTGGTTGACGCGGATCCTGGGACACACCGTCGACATTCCGGTTCGCGCCAATGACGAGGCGGACGGCGAATTTCAACTGCCGCCGGGTAGCTACGAGTTCTACTGCACCGTGTTCAGTCATCGCGAAGCGGGAATGGTCGGTACGCTGACCGTTGAGTAGCGGCCGGTGTGGACTCTGCGGACGGCCGTCAGGCGAGGGCTCTCGCGCCGCTAGTTCGCGATCTCGCGGACGTCCGCGTCGACGATCAGGCGCGGCTGCGTGATCGCCTGGACCTCCTCGGCCGTCACGCCGGGCGCCAGCTCGCGCAGCGCGAGCCCCTCGGGCGTCACGTCCAGCACGCAGTAGTCGGTGATGATCCGATCGACGCACGCCACCCCGGTGAGCGGGAGCGTGCACCGGTCGAGAATCCGCAGCTCACCCGAGCGGGTCACGTGCTCCATCGTGACGACCAGCCGCCGGACGCCCACCGCGAGGTCCATCGCCCCGCCCATCCCCCTCGGCGCTGCGTTGGGCGCAGCCCAGTTCGCGATGTCCCCCGTCGCGGAGACCTGCATCGCGCCCATGATGGCCACGTCAAGCTTGCCGCCGCGGATGAGTCCGAAGGAGTCGATGGTCGGGATCAAGGCCGCGCCCGGCACGATCGTCGCGAGCGTCGTCTCGACGCTCACCAGGTCGGGATCCATCTCGTCGGGTTTGGGAGAAGGCCCGAGCCCGAGCACTCCGTGGCCGGAGTGCAGGATCACCTCGACGCCGGGCGGCACGTGGTTGGCCACCAGCATCGGGATGCCGACGCCCAGGTTCACGTAGTCGCCGTTGCGCAGCTCCCGAGCGGCCCGTCGAGCGATCTGGTCGCGCGTCAGCGGCACGGCGTGTGACCCGACCTCACGCCCGGCGCTGCGCGAAGGGCGACTGGGGGTGATCGATCCCCTTGGATCGTCGCGCGACGACGACCCGGTGAACGAAGATGCCCGGCGTGTGGATGCCGTTGGGATCGAGCTGGCCCGGTTCGACCAGCTCCTCCACTTCCGCGATGCAGACCCGGGCGCTTGCCGCCATGAGGGGGTTGGTGTTGCGCGCCGTTTCGCGGTAGACGAGATTGCCGTGGCGGTCGCCGCGCCACGCGGCGACCAGCGCGAAGTCCCCGTGAATCGCCCGCTCGAGCAGGTATGGCTTCCCCTCGAACTCGCGGACCTCCTTGCCCTCCGCTACCGGCGTCCCCACCCCCGTCGGCGTATAGAAGGCGGGAATCCCCG comes from the Chloroflexota bacterium genome and includes:
- a CDS encoding slipin family protein; its protein translation is MSFSTFLIIVVILALGIVLPSLRLCNEWERKVVLRLGRFTGVRGPGIFLLLPWIERTPFTIDLRTVTSSFTAEQTLTKDNVPVNVDTIVFWRVIDPARAVLQVSDYPTAVRGSAQTALRDVIGQNDLSRVLSERAALDAAMTQVLDNQTEPWGIKVSSVQMRDIKIPDVLQDAMSRVAQADRERQARVILGDSEVAVAQRFAEAGNVYETNPMALHLRGMNMLYEVMKAGGTSTVIVPSTAVESMNFGTLTGITALAREAGAGQGPNPPSQPQPPSPPTFGA
- a CDS encoding energy-coupling factor ABC transporter permease — encoded protein: MVPDGVLPAWLWIAGWILAALAIAAALRSATAQEGARLIPLAGTMAAVMTIVMSLEIVPLGYEPHLTVLSGILLGPSYGLLATFVFNLLRLMVGDGSVTLLGLNTLLLGLETVAGALIFRGLTRVWPNAGQVGPSAAVATFVALALSTIAFLGLIAFAAVDPRSIAEEGLLARAGTDEPGFALYARLVLALGAIGWTLEAVAVGAMTAFISAVRPSLIRRATVT
- a CDS encoding energy-coupling factor transporter transmembrane component T translates to MIDVLAIDRWSSRELGWVHRVSPGVKIVGVILVIAFLVVGHSAGALALVLGAVIAALLTSRLPVVPIAGMAVLPVTMSALFATTRLGGSWESAIVIVEKGTISSLTLLLLVSSTPRTDLFRALRRVAPSILADMVMLAYRSVFILIERALDTRDAVRLRSASLPPLARLRRSALVAALAILRSHELAEEQYAMMRLRGYPGAAPADARRPRLPRDAAFLLATGAWLAGALAVAPGLPLATNLAMAGAVVAGAGALRSRP
- a CDS encoding ABC transporter ATP-binding protein: MTESLAYARDIRVDYPDGRAVRIGGIPFVVRRGERVAIVGPNGSGKSTLIRALVGLLRPSDGEIRVFGHDPSREFDAIRLRIGVVLQDVDAQLLAPTVAEDIAFGLAGRGLTAAEVNARVAEVADSFDLGEVLNRVPHYLSGGERRKLALAGALVTNPELLVLDEPFAGLDPRSRAELIDLVRSEHARRRISLLLTTHEVEELPRLVDTVYVIAEDGSLAARSTPDEIFQMHDLLERCNVRPPQLARLHALLRAAGAELPRFENPEAAAEAIMDWAGRPRTDSMGGQSKG
- a CDS encoding DUF1003 domain-containing protein; translated protein: MKDAAISSTHALARTNTAHILDRLSDVELLRALPPDEVQALAPKVELVEVPAGQIVFSQGDRGDALYVIEAGEAQVQRDGRMDVATLGPGEVFGEMAILAEEPRSATVLARTPLTLWRLWRADVHDLVQASPQFAAALRELAEKRRAGVPIQPVGRRVWLTAALRTWGARNLGISGLRAAEERLAAAIQRKRATRDVNRLHEESLTVGQRLADRIAATMGSWPFIIAQSCLLALWVTINVTEFIFHSWDPYPFILMNLLLSLQAAYAAPVIMMSQNRQAAKDRLQAELDLRTNLHAETLIEELHGAMEDLRLRQWQELLEMQERQISYLEALVPGDLARKTRDDGAIPGGTGG
- a CDS encoding MarR family transcriptional regulator is translated as MISTDDPGVQAWRTLLRSHAAIVRELDAAMEQEAGMSVRAYEVLVRLAHVPGGSLRMAELANSVYLSPSGITRLVDQLVRRGLVTRRKDPNDARSYLAELTKRGQSSFERASVVYRGAVQTHFAQRLSTEQLLSISEILGAFAEGLPRRAS
- a CDS encoding metalloregulator ArsR/SmtB family transcription factor — encoded protein: MIRPVNMVPLMARLFRSIGDEGRLTVLEALIPREQRVSDIVQATGLSQSTVSTHLSALHAAGLATRRQEARSVWYGASHPAIERLLAASEEVVVAGSDQAYACSSPCCDPRAS
- a CDS encoding amidohydrolase family protein; this encodes MAPERVIDADGHIIESETEIFAYLPPPYRGQDQLFSYPFFPTLDGWHRAARRVTDGKGFVTERPDAGAWIEYLDDANIAATVLFPTAGLAFGLISDPEWAAALARGYNDWLSDRFMRADPKRIKGMALIPVQDPPEAARELRRVVRDLGMVGGILPAVGLQRAFGDRQFWPIYEAAQELNVILAVHGAPNHNLGLDRLQRLIEVRALTHPFSQMIQLTSMIFSGVFDAFPRLRVAYCEAGCGWVPFMAERLDMEFHNRTAQAPDLKCLPSEHMAGGRIFFHTELDEGGLAAAVNKLGRSDVFFSASDYPHEKKEEYPEKIADFLARRDLPTGAQRTVLWDVPIRMYALDQAAL
- a CDS encoding 3-oxoacid CoA-transferase subunit B: MPLTRDQIARRAARELRNGDYVNLGVGIPMLVANHVPPGVEVILHSGHGVLGLGPSPKPDEMDPDLVSVETTLATIVPGAALIPTIDSFGLIRGGKLDVAIMGAMQVSATGDIANWAAPNAAPRGMGGAMDLAVGVRRLVVTMEHVTRSGELRILDRCTLPLTGVACVDRIITDYCVLDVTPEGLALRELAPGVTAEEVQAITQPRLIVDADVREIAN
- a CDS encoding CoA transferase subunit A, coding for MDKVVESVAHAVHDVPSGATVLIGGFGFCGVPENLLRALAQQGASDLTTVSDDAGLDGWGIGQLLDAQRVRRMLLARAVGNAAFQRQLRAGELDVTFVPLGTLVERVRAGGAGIPAFYTPTGVGTPVAEGKEVREFEGKPYLLERAIHGDFALVAAWRGDRHGNLVYRETARNTNPLMAASARVCIAEVEELVEPGQLDPNGIHTPGIFVHRVVVARRSKGIDHPQSPFAQRRA